In a genomic window of Branchiostoma floridae strain S238N-H82 chromosome 19, Bfl_VNyyK, whole genome shotgun sequence:
- the LOC118407220 gene encoding protein HGH1 homolog isoform X2, with the protein MGDQQQLEELLPFLSLTSRPDVRATALQYLLGVTASKNSAEFFLKNKVFIKKILSLTEDSEATIAKDAYLCLINLTADGKFCKALLEDYDPVPKFVHTVTDSESEYADSACMILSNVTREESGAERVLDSLVKGEVGLAKVVEVFCQEGYNKNGKQLHYIGPMLSNLTQLREARQFVLDRDRCVVQRLLPFTQYQGSVIRRGGIVGALKNCCFETVHHEWLLSDDVDILPFLLLPLAGPEEFAEDEMEKLPDELQYLGEDKQREEEPSIRQMLLETLLQLCATKHGRKTLRDKHVYYILRELHTWESQPELKEAVENVVQILISDEPEDVDNLKDMQIPEGVQKQLDQLQGEGQQ; encoded by the exons ATGGGGGACCAGCAGCAGTTGGAAGAGTTGTTGCCATTCCTTTCACTGACCTCACGCCCCGACGTCCGAGCGACAGCACTTCAATACCTCTTGGGCGTCACCGCATCAAAAAACAGCGCCGAATTCTTCCTCAAGAACAAAGTGTTCATCAAAAAGATCTTATCCTTAACCGAAGACAGTGAAGCAACCATCGCAAAAGATGCCTACCTGTGCCTTATTAACCTAACCGCTGATGGAAAGTTTTGTAAAGCATTATTGGAAGATTATGATCCCGTTCCTAAGTTCGTGCACACAGTGACAGACTCAGAGAGCGAGTATGCAGACAGCGCGTGTATGATCCTGTCGAACGTTACAAGAGAGGAGTCCGGAGCAGAGCGAGTGTTGGACAGTCTGGTGAAGGGAGAAGTAGGACTGGCCAAAGTTGTGGAGGTGTTTTGTCAGGAGGGATACAACAAGAATGGGAAACAACTGCACTACATTGGACCTATGTTGTCCAATCTTACACAG CTGCGTGAAGCCCGCCAGTTTGTCCTTGACCGTGACCGCTGCGTGGTCCAGCGGCTCCTGCCCTTCACACAGTACCAGGGCTCTGTCATCAGGAGGGGGGGCATTGTGGGGGCTCTCAAGAACTGCTGCTTTGAAACAG TGCACCACGAGTGGTTACTGAGTGATGATGTGGACATCCTGCCCTTCCTGCTGCTCCCCCTAGCAG GTCCTGAGGAATTTGCAGAGGATGAGATGGAGAAGCTTCCAGACGAGCTGCAATACCTGGGGGAGGACAAGCAGAGGGAGGAAGAGCCAAGCATCAGGCAGATGTTGTTAGAGACCTTACTTCAG CTGTGTGCGACTAAACACGGCAGAAAGACGCTGCGAGACAAACACGTGTACTACATCCTACGAGAACTCCACACCTGGGAGTCACAACCTGAGCTTAAAGAGGCCGTGGAGAATGTGGTACAG ATCCTAATCTCAGACGAACCTGAGGATGTGGACAACCTGAAGGACATGCAAATTCCAGAGGGGGTGCAGAAACAACTGGATCAGCTACAGGGGGAGGGACAGCAATAG
- the LOC118407220 gene encoding uncharacterized protein LOC118407220 isoform X1, with amino-acid sequence MPGTIWTTIAVFAMLAVAVIGSRSSESKNPFLTEQEAHSFVGNQRSKRSLWGLLFCNLEEECAHEGCSFEEITECEWSSSEAQEYLMTLACQLWPCSTGYRCQGVRHGTTQSGPHWRQCNAVCFGSTSCPHGGYCGRPDYCSGCERGYESPRCTDVDECADRRTCDDHATCTNTDGSYTCRCAPGYLGDGHTCTEITTTMKSTTSTTTKQTTYSQTSEETTTTTAKPTTLASTTQGKAPSTEKAAVVQDAESVSTSPPEVTYKTTEDPKVLADAAELSDMCGEDGQQPCGKPTMPFVEKTMLIIGIVAFVFACGIVFIVYHQKIKNGMFLPPWLVGRGQDPPPPYSEGSVNVVTVATKVCLPPDITISTTDKDGMKPGYEFPGEPQPGNEVSGEFLPEKIPDDPILAPQEGDVTDIEFILKSNALEEKAPMN; translated from the exons ATGCCTGGGACCATATGGACAACCATCGCCGTGTTCGCTATGCTGGCAGTGGCCGTGATAGGCTCGAG GTCCAGTGAGAGTAAGAACCCGTTCCTTACGGAGCAGGAGGCGCACAGCTTCGTGGGTAACCAGCGGTCCAAGCGGAGTCTGTGGGGCCTGCTGTTCTGTAACCTGGAGGAGGAGTGTGCTCACGAGGGCTGCAGCTTCGAGGAGATCACCGAATGCGAGTGGTCATCCTCAGAGGCG CAAGAGTATCTGATGACGCTGGCCTGCCAGCTTTGGCCCTGCAGTACCGGGTACAGGTGCCAGGGGGTGCGCCACGGGACCACGCAAAGTGGACCTCACTGGCGGCAATGCAATG CGGTGTGTTTCGGCTCGACGTCGTGCCCCCACGGAGGCTACTGTGGCAGGCCTGACTACTGCAGCGGCTGTGAGCGAGGCTACGAGAGCCCCAGATGCACAG ATGTTGACGAGTGTGCGGACAGGCGCACCTGTGACGATCACGCCACCTGTACAAACACAGACGGCAGCTACACCTGTAGGTGCGCACCTGGATACCTGGGGGACGGGCACACCTGCACAG AAATCACAACTACTATGAAGTCCACAACATCAACCACGACTAAACAGACGACCTATAGCCAAACATCTGAAGAGACGACCACAACAACCGCCAAACCGACCACCTTGGCTTCAACAACACAAGGGAAGGCGCCATCTACCGAAAAGGCTGCGGTAGTGCAGGACGCAGAATCAGTCAGCACGTCACCACCGGAAGTGACGTATAAGACGACGGAGGACCCGAAAGTGTTGGCAGATGCTGCCGAGTTGTCTGACATGTGTGGAGAGGATGGACAGCAG CCCTGTGGGAAACCAACTATGCCGTTCGTGGAGAAGACGATGTTGATCATCGGCATTGTGGCGTTCGTCTTTGCG TGTGGCATCGTGTTTATAGTCTACCACCAAAAGATCAAGAATGGAATGTTCCTCCCCCCTTGGTTGGTCGGAAGGGGGCAGGACCCACCACCCCCTTACAGTGAGGGGAGCGTCAACGTGGTCACAGTCGCAACTAAAGTATGTCTGCCTCCGGATATCAcaatcagcaccacggacaaGGACGGTATGAAGCCTGGGTACGAGTTCCCCGGCGAACCCCAGCCAGGGAACGAGGTTTCCGGCGAATTCCTCCCCGAGAAGATCCCGGACGATCCGATACTGGCACCACAGGAAGGCGATGTGACAGACATTGAGTTTATCTTAAAGTCGAACGCGTTGGAAGAAAAAGCTCCCATGAACTAG